The sequence below is a genomic window from Rudanella lutea DSM 19387.
GCGCAGGTGCCGCAGTTCGGTCAGGCCGGGGGCATCCAGGGCCGATGCCAACACCACGAGTTGTTGTTGTTTCTGGGTCGAGGCAATACCAACCATCTCGTACTGCCCCATCTGCACTTCGAGTTCGCCCTCCTGCCGGATTCGGTTGAGCAAAGCCGGTGGGTGGTCAATCTCCGCATCATCGACACTGCTGTAAATGAGCTTATTGGCGTGATCAAACACCAGTACTTTCTCGTCGAACAAGGCCGTGAGCGAGTTCCGGTCAATGATTTTGAGCATGGCCCGGTCTACCTCTTTCACGTGCACCAGAAACCGCACCGTCGTGCGGGCTTTCTGCTTTAGTCGGTCGTAAAAGTCATCGCGTCGGTACGTCGATGCCGTCACGTAAATGAGACTAAACAGCAGCAGCAGAATAGCCGCTACAATGAGCGAAAACCGAAGGGCAATCTGAGCCCGGAGCGTCATGATGGTTGGAAACACGGGGCGGTTAACGGTCAGGTTAGTCTACTTTGAGCACATAACCCAGGCCCGACCGGGTATGAATCAGCTTGGGCTCAAAATCTTTGTCGATTTTCTTGCGCAGGTAATTGATGTACACCTCCACCACGTTGGTGCCGGGATCAAAGTTAAGGCTCCAGACCCGCTCGGCAAGGTCAGCCTTAGTTACCACCCGGCCCCGGTTCCGCACCAGCTCCTCCAGCAACCGAAACTCCTTACCCGTCAGGTCGATCCGTTGGGTATCGCGGTACACATCTTTGGCGGTCAGGTTTATGGTCAGGTTAGCCACCCGCACCACCTCGTCGGCAATGTTGGCGTTGAGCCGCTCCGACCGCCGGAGGCAGGTAGCCACGCGGGCACTCAGCTCCCGCCAGTCGAAGGGCTTCAC
It includes:
- a CDS encoding response regulator transcription factor, whose protein sequence is MKTILIIEDDRRIAQNISRGLAAEGYQTEIAYEGYNGRDLALQQPVDLVILDINLPGLNGFEVCRNLRSAKPHLPIIMLTALGEVEDKVEGLERGADDYMVKPFDWRELSARVATCLRRSERLNANIADEVVRVANLTINLTAKDVYRDTQRIDLTGKEFRLLEELVRNRGRVVTKADLAERVWSLNFDPGTNVVEVYINYLRKKIDKDFEPKLIHTRSGLGYVLKVD